In one Thiovulum sp. ES genomic region, the following are encoded:
- a CDS encoding Protein of unknown function (DUF1566) (PFAM: Protein of unknown function (DUF1566)~IMG reference gene:2508611177_SP), which yields KQQEYFLFCFDRKMNWNSAVSYCENLELVGFSDWRLPNKNELETARNNRNSFKNLRSKTSWYWSISNNNNSRFWIGSFNFGDGSWDNQADDSFAVCVRDL from the coding sequence AAAACAACAGGAGTATTTCTTATTTTGTTTTGACCGAAAAATGAATTGGAATAGTGCTGTTTCATATTGTGAAAATTTAGAGCTTGTTGGTTTTTCAGATTGGAGACTTCCAAACAAAAATGAACTAGAAACAGCAAGAAACAACAGAAATAGTTTTAAAAATCTTCGTAGTAAAACCTCTTGGTATTGGAGTATAAGCAATAATAATAATTCCAGATTTTGGATTGGCAGTTTCAACTTTGGAGACGGCAGTTGGGACAATCAGGCAGACGATAGCTTTGCTGTTTGTGTCCGTGACTTATAG